The proteins below come from a single Mustela erminea isolate mMusErm1 chromosome 14, mMusErm1.Pri, whole genome shotgun sequence genomic window:
- the GOLGA7B gene encoding golgin subfamily A member 7B, which yields MATEVHNLQELRRSASLATKVFIQRDYSDGTICQFQTKFPPELDSRIERQLFEETVKTLNSFYAEAEKIGGSSYLEGCLACATAYFIFLCMETHYEKVLKKISRYIQEQNEKIFAPRGLLLTDPVERGMRVIEISIYEDRCSSGSSSSGSSSGSGSSGGGGGAGAR from the exons GTCCATAATCTGCAGGAGCTGCGGCGAAGTGCCTCGTTGGCCACCAAGGTCTTTATCCAGAGAGACTACAGTGATGGGACCATCTGTCAGTTCCAGACCAAATTCCCCCCAGAGCTGGACAGCCGG atTGAGCGGCAGCTCTTCGAGGAGACCGTGAAGACCCTCAACAGCTTCTACGCAGAGGCCGAGAAGATTGGGGGGAGCTCCTACCTCGAGGGCTGCCTGGCCTGTGCCACGGCCTACTTCATCTTCCTCTGCATGGAGACCCACTACGAGAAG GTTCTCAAGAAGATCTCCCGCTACATCCAGGAGCAGAATGAGAAGATCTTCGCCCCTCGAGGCCTCCTGCTCACGGACCCCGTGGAGCGCGGGATGAGGGTT ATCGAGATCTCCATCTACGAGGACCGGTGCAGCAGCGGCAGCTCCAGCAGCGGCAGCAGCTCGGGCAGCGGCAgcagcggcgggggcggcggggcgggggcccgGTGA